In Uranotaenia lowii strain MFRU-FL chromosome 2, ASM2978415v1, whole genome shotgun sequence, one genomic interval encodes:
- the LOC129741937 gene encoding uncharacterized protein LOC129741937: MPAKKTIKEPIEDTKVPTLRYWTVRLREIQANFNDIWEFVEGFTDNTTAAMVEVRLSAIDELWEKFCEVLVEIKSHDDFAGDETGFDNERKEFSNRYYFAKSFLLDRVKASNDSTVLDNSSRVADLSAQGGLDHVRLPQIKLQSFDGNIDDWLSFRDLYTSLIHWKQELPDVEKFHYLKGCLLGEPKAMIDPLKITKANYQVAWEMLLKRYNNSKQLKKRQIQSLFKLPTLTKESVGELHVLVEGFERIVNTLDQVVQSSDFKDLLLVNFLVSRLDPITHRAWEESSAAAEQDTLQELTEFLHRRIRVLESLPPKPSDSKNVQQVSTKPKVTRTGHSAMQSSGIVCAACKERHLLHLCPKFQKLTVMERDAILKTHNLCRNCFRSGHLARDCQSKFFCRHCQGRHHSMICFRSEKGDRLAISERGGNSTAHSSHTRELLPANTESESKVANTAATTCQTFKAFNSKTSHVLLATAVVQLENDMGIRFPARALLDSGSESNFITERLCQRMALSRKKEDISILGIGQAATSGKFSVTAKLCSRTTNFSRELKFLVLPKVTSNLPTSTINTETWAVPEDIELADPAFFESSKVDLVLGIESFFECFVSGRRIPLGKQLPTLTESVFGWVVCGGAATPGSAFNVQCNMSVNESLEQLVSRFWEREEIGSAKTFTKEEKRCEQQFSSTVQRSSDGRYTVSLPKNEDILSKLGNSREIAL, from the coding sequence ATGCCTGCGAAGAAAACCATCAAGGAGCCCATCGAAGACACCAAGGTTCCGACGCTGAGGTACTGGACGGTCCGGTTGAGGGAAATCCAAGCTAACTTCAATGACATCTGGGAGTTTGTAGAGGGTTTCACAGATAATACTACTGCAGCTATGGTGGAAGTTAGGTTGTCCGCTATCGATGAACTTTGGGAAAAATTCTGCGAGGTACTGGTCGAGATCAAATCCCACGACGATTTTGCTGGCGATGAAACGGGTTTCGACAACGAGCGGAAGGAGTTCAGCAATCGCTATTATTTTGCGAAATCCTTCTTGCTTGACAGGGTTAAGGCTTCGAATGATTCTACGGTTCTGGACAACTCGAGTCGCGTTGCAGATTTATCAGCTCAAGGTGGTCTAGATCACGTTCGCTTGCCGCAGATCAAGCTTCAGAGCTTCGACGGAAACATCGATGACTGGTTAAGCTTCCGGGACCTCTACACTTCTCTTATCCACTGGAAACAGGAACTTCCGGATGTAGAGAAGTTCCACTACTTAAAAGGTTGTTTATTGGGGGAGCCGAAGGCCATGATCGACCCTCTGAAAATTACGAAAGCCAATTACCAGGTGGCTTGGGAAATGCTCTTGAAACGCTATAACAATAGCAAGCAGTTGAAAAAGCGTCAAATCCAATCGCTTTTCAAATTGCCCACTCTCACCAAGGAATCGGTCGGCGAATTGCATGTTCTGGTTGAAGGTTTCGAACGCATCGTGAACACTTTAGACCAGGTGGTTCAATCCTCCGATTTCAAGGATCTTTTGCTGGTTAATTTCTTGGTTTCGCGTTTGGATCCCATAACACATAGAGCGTGGGAAGAGAGCTCAGCAGCGGCAGAACAGGACACCTTGCAGGAACTAACTGAATTTCTTCACCGGCGAATTAGGGTTTTAGAATCACTTCCTCCCAAACCATCCGATTCTAAAAACGTTCAACAAGTTTCAACGAAGCCCAAGGTTACCAGAACTGGACATTCAGCGATGCAGTCTTCCGGGATTGTCTGCGCAGCCTGCAAGGAGCGACACTTATTGCATTTGTGTCCGAAATTCCAAAAACTAACGGTGATGGAACGGGATGCCATATTGAAGACGCACAATCTTTGTCGGAACTGTTTTCGGTCGGGTCATCTGGCTAGGGATTGCCAGTCCAAATTTTTCTGTCGGCATTGCCAGGGTCGACATCATTCCATGATTTGTTTCCGGTCAGAGAAAGGGGATCGATTGGCGATCAGCGAAAGGGGTGGGAATTCTACGGCTCATTCTTCACACACCAGAGAACTTCTTCCGGCCAACACGGAATCGGAATCCAAGGTGGCGAATACGGCGGCCACAACTTGTCAAACTTTCAAGGCATTCAACTCCAAAACTTCTCATGTGCTATTGGCAACAGCTGTTGTGCAATTGGAAAACGATATGGGTATTCGGTTCCCCGCTCGAGCGTTGCTCGACTCCGGTTCCGAGAGTAATTTCATAACTGAGCGGTTATGTCAGCGGATGGCGCTATCCAGGAAAAAGGAGGACATTTCCATACTGGGAATCGGTCAAGCGGCTACGAGCGGCAAATTCAGCGTTACAGCGAAACTGTGTTCCAGGACTACTAATTTCTCTCGAGAACTCAAGTTTCTCGTACTTCCAAAGGTCACTTCCAATCTTCCCACCTCGACTATCAACACGGAAACATGGGCGGTCCCTGAAGATATCGAGCTAGCGGATCCGGCGTTCTTTGAATCCAGCAAGGTGGACTTAGTTCTCGGGATCGAATCCTTTTTCGAATGTTTTGTAAGTGGTCGAAGAATTCCCTTGGGCAAGCAGCTTCCTACTTTAACGGAATCCGTATTTGGCTGGGTGGTCTGTGGAGGAGCTGCAACTCCCGGTTCAGCATTCAACGTGCAATGCAACATGTCGGTGAATGAATCCTTAGAGCAACTCGTATCTCGGTTCTGGGAGCGCGAGGAAATTGGTTCGGCGAAAACATTCACCAAGGAAGAAAAACGGTGTGAGCAGCAGTTCAGTTCGACGGTTCAGCGTAGCTCCGATGGTCGATATACGGTGAGCTTACCCAAAAACGAGGACATCCTTTCGAAACTTGGCAACTCAAGGGAGATTGCCCTTTGA
- the LOC129741938 gene encoding uncharacterized protein LOC129741938, whose product MVRGDDTVQRCFLPHHPVIKEGSTTTKVRVVFDASCKTSTGISLNDGLLVGPVIQEDLRSIILRSRSKQVMIVADVEKMFRQIRLQESDRPLQSILWRPPTSREVNVYELNTVTYGTKPAPFLATRTLQQLANDERHRFPLAAKAFTEDTYMDDVITGEKDAEAALELRIQLENAAAAGGFRLRKFASNSRRVLEGMPEENVAIKDPAIDLSSNSSVKILGLTWLPKSDSLMFQFNIPSFEKSGKWTKRQILSVIASLFDPLGLLGATDDKGEKIDWDHPLPSTVGEIWCQYYAKLPLLNEIKVDRCVILPEAVRMELHCFSDASEKAYGGCIYIKSIGERGEVRIGLVSSKSRVAPLKSQSIPRLELNCALLTSELFEMVKGSMRFEGQVYFWTDSTCVWRWLQAVPSTWSTYVANRVSKIQNLTDGYTWRHVPGIDNPADLISRGISPEEIGNNRLWWQGPTWLQFEEPKWPDCFEHCNDETREEERRKTKVVAVGVSKNTEFNAWFLERYSNNNVLIRHTAYLLRLRRFLRLRKAVKFEPFLSTAELFEAESAVARCVQLECFPDEIQALSKGENVPRRSPLRWFNPFLDQNGIIRVGGRIRNSAEHWNTEHPIVLPARHHLTKLILEYYHRRLLHAGLQLLLATVRLRFWPLGGENFARHIIHKCTTCFRVRPTPVQQFMGDLPADRIRIARTFKKAGLDYFGPVYLRPVPRRAAVKGYVAVFICLCTKAVHLELVSDLSTERFLQAFHRFVARRGRCSDVYSDNGTNFVGARNKLKELFTLLKDQKHREDISRDCSRSGIQWHFNPPGAPHFGGLWEAAVKSTKKHLLRTIGETPVSPENFAALLTQVEACLDSRPITALSDDPNDLEPLTPAHFIIGESFEAMPEPDFTDVKDYRLSEMQLMQKYLQSIWKRWKTEYLCQLQARSKRWKPALPIQVGQLVVIVEQNLPPCRWKMGRIEEVHPGTDGVVRVVTLKTASGSLMRPVEKVCLLPVADNKIPMPEEGSKH is encoded by the exons atggtaaggggggatgatacAGTCCAAAGATGCTTTCTGCCGCATCACCCGGTCATTAAAGAGGGAAGCACCACTACCAAGGTTCGCGTGGTGTTTGACGCTTCCTGTAAGACGTCTACAGGAATCTCACTCAACGACGGATTACTGGTTGGGCCAGTAATTCAGGAAGACTTGCGCTCCATCATCTTGCGAAGTCGGTCCAAGCAAGTCATGATCGTGGCAGACGTGGAAAAGATGTTCCGGCAGATAAGGCTTCAAGAATCAGATCGACCGCTTCAATCAATACTTTGGCGACCACCAACTTCGAGGGAAGTCAACGTTTACGAGCTCAACACCGTTACTTACGGGACCAAACCGGCTCCGTTTTTGGCAACCCGCACATTGCAGCAGCTTGCGAACGATGAGCGACATAGGTTTCCACTGGCGGCCAAGGCGTTCACAGAGGATACCTATATGGACGACGTGATAACTGGCGAAAAGGACGCAGAGGCAGCACTCGAGCTGAGGATTCAGCTGGAAAATGCTGCTGCAGCAGGAGGATTTCGACTTCGAAAATTTGCTTCCAATTCTCGGCGAGTTTTGGAAGGCATGCCCGAGGAAAATGTAGCTATCAAGGATCCAGCGATTGATTTGTCATCAAATTCATCGGTGAAAATTCTTGGGTTGACATGGTTGCCGAAATCCGATTCCTTGATGTTCCAGTTCAACATTCCATCGTTTGAAAAATCGGGAAAGTGGACCAAACGACAAATTCTTTCTGTGATCGCCTCGCTTTTCGACCCACTCGGCTTGCTAGGTGCAACT GACGACAAGGGAGAAAAAATCGATTGGGATCATCCATTGCCTTCGACGGTGGGTGAGATCTGGTGCCAATATTATGCGAAACTACCTCTGTTGAACGAGATAAAGGTTGATCGTTGCGTCATTTTACCGGAAGCAGTTCGTATGGAGCTGCATTGTTTCTCCGATGCATCTGAAAAGGCGTACGGCGGGTGCATCTACATCAAAAGTATTGGCGAGCGTGGCGAGGTTCGAATTGGTCTTGTTTCCTCTAAATCTAGAGTTGCACCCCTGAAAAGCCAATCAATTCCAAGGCTTGAGCTCAACTGCGCTCTCTTAACGTCGGAGCTGTTCGAGATGGTGAAGGGATCGATGAGATTCGAAGGGCAGGTGTATTTTTGGACGGATTCCACCTGCGTTTGGCGTTGGTTGCAAGCTGTTCCATCTACTTGGTCAACATACGTAGCGAATCGGGTCAGCAAGATTCAAAATCTCACTGACGGATACACTTGGAGACACGTTCCTGGAATCGACAACCCTGCAGATCTTATTTCCCGTGGGATTTCGCCGGAAGAAATTGGAAATAATCGATTGTGGTGGCAGGGACCTACTTGGCTGCAATTCGAAGAACCCAAATGGCCGGATTGCTTCGAGCATTGTAACGACGAAACGCGAGAAGAAGAAAGGCGCAAGACGAAGGTGGTGGCGGTTGGAGTTTCAAAAAACACGGAATTCAATGCGTGGTTTTTGGAACGATATTCAAACAACAACGTGCTGATTCGACACACGGCATATTTGTTACGGTTGCGGAGGTTTCTGCGCCTACGGAAAGCAgttaaatttgaaccttttctcTCGACAGCTGAATTATTTGAAGCAGAAAGCGCAGTCGCTCGTTGCGTTCAATTAGAATGTTTTCCGGATGAAATCCAGGCACTTTCAAAAGGAGAAAATGTGCCCAGAAGATCACCGTTGAGATGGTTCAACCCCTTCCTGGACCAAAATGGAATCATCAGAGTCGGAGGACGGATTAGGAACTCAGCTGAGCATTGGAATACCGAACATCCAATTGTCCTTCCGGCGCGTCATCATTTAACGAAACTTATTCTGGAATATTATCACCGTCGTTTGCTGCACGCTGGGTTGCAACTTCTGCTAGCTACAGTTCGTCTTCGATTCTGGCCCCTTGGTGGTGAGAATTTTGCCAGACATATCATCCACAAATGCACTACCTGTTTTAGAGTTCGACCTACACCTGTCCAACAGTTTATGGGAGATCTTCCGGCGGATCGAATTAGGATAGCTAGAACATTCAAGAAAGCGGGGTTGGATTACTTCGGTCCCGTTTACCTTCGCCCTGTCCCACGTCGTGCCGCGGTTAAGGGCTATGTGGCGGTTTTTATTTGCCTGTGCACAAAAGCTGTACACCTGGAGTTAGTCTCCGATCTCTCTACGGAACGATTTCTTCAGGCATTTCATCGATTTGTCGCCAGGCGAGGGCGATGCAGTGACGTTTATTCCGACAACGGTACCAATTTCGTCGGTGCGCGGAATAAACTGAAGGAATTGTTCACTCTACTGAAGGACCAGAAACACCGTGAGGACATATCCAGGGATTGCAGCAGATCAGGTATCCAGTGGCACTTCAACCCTCCTGGAGCTCCGCACTTTGGAGGACTGTGGGAGGCAGCGGTGAAGTCGACAAAGAAGCACCTACTACGAACCATCGGCGAAACACCTGTGTCACCTGAAAACTTTGCGGCTTTATTAACACAAGTGGAAGCATGCCTAGATTCTCGTCCAATCACAGCACTATCGGACGATCCAAACGACCTCGAACCGTTAACACCGGCACACTTTATTATCGGAGAATCGTTTGAAGCTATGCCAGAACCAGACTTCACAGATGTCAAGGACTATCGGTTGAGCGAGATGCAGCTGATGCAAAAATATCTCCAATCCATTTGGAAAAGATGGAAAACGGAGTACTTGTGCCAACTCCAAGCACGATCCAAACGGTGGAAACCCGCTTTGCCAATCCAGGTTGGCCAGTTGGTTGTAATCGTGGAGCAGAATCTGCCACCTTGTCGCTGGAAGATGGGGCGCATTGAAGAGGTGCATCCGGGTACTGACGGAGTTGTTCGGGTGGTTACTCTGAAAACAGCGTCTGGTTCGTTGATGCGTCCTGTCGAGAAAGTATGCCTTCTGCCTGTCGCCGACAACAAAATTCCAATGCCAGAAGAGGGATCAAAACACTAA